One segment of Streptomyces sp. XD-27 DNA contains the following:
- a CDS encoding 2-aminoethylphosphonate ABC transporter permease subunit: MTDPSRERASRTVSAPEGIPAYLWALPPIALLALVFLYPLALVVQQSVQPDEGGTSLAPYTEVFASEAFREALVTTVWIALGATAGCLVLGFVLALIIAFVPFPGGKAVARFIDVFLSFPSFLITLALLFIYGTVGMANGVWTDATGAAEGPFQFLTTPWGVLLAEITYFTPFVMRPLLAAFSQLDTAQLEAASSLGARPGRIVRQVILPEALPALAAGGSLVLVMCLNEFGIVLFTGAKGVTTLPMLVYSEAILESDYPAACVVAVVNIAISVGFYGLYRVVSRRAGA, from the coding sequence ATGACCGACCCGTCCCGCGAACGCGCCTCCCGCACCGTATCGGCGCCCGAAGGGATACCCGCCTACCTCTGGGCCCTGCCCCCCATCGCCCTCCTCGCCCTCGTCTTCCTCTATCCCCTCGCCCTCGTCGTCCAGCAGTCCGTCCAGCCCGACGAGGGCGGCACGTCCCTCGCCCCCTACACCGAGGTCTTCGCCTCCGAGGCGTTCCGTGAGGCGCTGGTGACGACGGTGTGGATCGCGCTCGGCGCGACCGCCGGATGCCTGGTCCTCGGGTTCGTTCTGGCACTGATCATCGCCTTCGTGCCCTTCCCCGGCGGCAAGGCGGTCGCCAGGTTCATCGACGTCTTCCTCTCCTTCCCGTCCTTCCTGATCACCTTGGCGCTGCTGTTCATCTACGGCACGGTCGGCATGGCGAACGGGGTCTGGACGGACGCCACCGGTGCCGCCGAAGGACCGTTCCAGTTCCTGACCACCCCCTGGGGCGTCCTGCTCGCGGAGATCACCTACTTCACGCCGTTCGTGATGCGCCCGCTGCTCGCCGCTTTCTCGCAGCTCGACACCGCGCAACTGGAGGCCGCCTCCTCGCTCGGGGCGCGGCCGGGGCGGATCGTCCGCCAGGTGATCCTGCCGGAGGCGCTGCCCGCGCTCGCGGCGGGCGGCAGCCTCGTCCTGGTCATGTGCCTGAACGAGTTCGGCATCGTGCTGTTCACCGGCGCCAAAGGTGTCACCACCCTGCCGATGCTCGTCTACAGCGAGGCGATCCTGGAGTCCGACTACCCCGCGGCCTGTGTCGTCGCCGTCGTCAACATCGCGATCTCCGTCGGCTTCTACGGCCTGTACAGGGTGGTGAGCCGCCGTGCTGGTGCATAG
- a CDS encoding SDR family NAD(P)-dependent oxidoreductase, translating to MTNARSNARNWFITGASRGLGRAFTEAALAAGDRVVAAARNVEPLAELAEKYPDHLVRLALDVSDRRAVFDAVERAVAAVDRLDVVVNNAGGLLYGMVEEATEEQIRDHLDVNFFGAVWVAQAVVPHLRAQGSGRILQVTSMGTGGGMASVGFYGAGKAALDSVSEALAMEVEQFGIKVTIVQMGGYATELFTAGTTATAPDPAYEALRARLAEMWGDDAGPEPATAAPVIMKLAELPDPPRRLIVGGRSFDLVQEMSRARDEQYRAWESLSRMAQG from the coding sequence CTGACGAACGCCAGGAGTAATGCCAGGAATTGGTTCATCACCGGTGCCTCCCGCGGCTTGGGGCGCGCCTTCACCGAGGCCGCCCTCGCCGCCGGAGACCGCGTCGTGGCAGCCGCCCGCAACGTCGAACCGCTCGCCGAGCTGGCCGAGAAGTACCCGGACCACCTCGTACGGCTCGCCCTGGACGTCTCCGACCGCCGAGCCGTGTTCGACGCGGTGGAACGGGCGGTGGCGGCCGTCGACCGGCTCGACGTCGTGGTCAACAACGCCGGCGGTCTGCTGTACGGCATGGTGGAGGAGGCCACGGAGGAACAGATCCGCGACCACCTCGACGTCAACTTCTTCGGCGCGGTGTGGGTGGCCCAGGCCGTGGTCCCCCACCTGCGCGCACAGGGCTCGGGCCGCATCCTCCAGGTCACGTCGATGGGCACCGGCGGCGGCATGGCCTCCGTCGGGTTCTACGGGGCGGGCAAGGCGGCCCTCGACTCGGTCAGCGAGGCGCTGGCGATGGAGGTCGAGCAGTTCGGGATCAAGGTCACCATCGTGCAGATGGGCGGCTACGCGACGGAGCTGTTCACGGCCGGCACCACGGCGACCGCGCCCGACCCCGCCTACGAGGCGCTCCGCGCCCGGTTGGCGGAGATGTGGGGCGACGACGCCGGCCCGGAGCCGGCCACGGCGGCGCCCGTCATCATGAAGCTGGCCGAACTGCCGGACCCGCCGCGGCGCCTGATCGTCGGTGGCCGATCGTTCGATCTCGTCCAGGAGATGAGCCGGGCCCGTGACGAGCAGTACCGGGCCTGGGAATCCCTCAGCCGCATGGCACAGGGCTGA
- a CDS encoding ABC transporter ATP-binding protein codes for MRFDQVSVAYDGTVVLDALDLTVEPGEVMALLGPSGSGKTTALRAVAGFVRPASGRVLIGGEDVTDLPPYRRGIGMVVQSYALFPHLRVEQNVAFGLRARKAPRREIPGRVAEALEMTGMAAYARRYPRELSGGQQQRVAIARALAIRPRVLLLDEPLSALDAQLRSGMLTELARLHRELPDVSVLYVTHDQVEALTLADRIAVMDKARLQDVGTPQELYRAPRTEFTASFVGNANLLRVLRRGGPDGGGGTVPVELAGSILHVRAGGPGTATGSPATLCVRPHLVSLGEGGAGHNTLRGVVTGLQWRGSSHRVTAEVDGQEVTAEVRELRNPPALGEKVALHFAPGDAHLLPAGGPGAADAHRGGATDA; via the coding sequence ATCCGCTTCGATCAGGTCTCCGTCGCCTACGACGGCACCGTCGTCCTCGACGCCCTCGACCTCACCGTCGAACCCGGCGAGGTCATGGCCCTCCTCGGGCCCTCCGGCTCCGGCAAGACCACCGCCCTGCGCGCGGTGGCCGGATTCGTACGGCCCGCATCCGGGCGGGTGCTGATCGGGGGAGAGGACGTCACCGACCTGCCCCCGTACCGGCGCGGCATCGGCATGGTCGTCCAGAGTTACGCCCTCTTCCCCCACCTGCGCGTCGAGCAGAACGTCGCGTTCGGGCTCAGGGCGCGGAAGGCGCCCCGGCGCGAGATCCCCGGGCGGGTCGCCGAGGCGCTGGAGATGACCGGCATGGCGGCCTACGCCAGGCGCTACCCGCGCGAGCTGTCGGGTGGTCAGCAGCAGCGCGTCGCCATCGCCCGCGCGCTGGCCATCCGGCCGCGCGTCCTGCTGCTGGACGAGCCGCTGTCGGCGCTGGACGCGCAGTTGCGCTCCGGCATGCTCACCGAGCTGGCCCGACTCCACCGCGAACTTCCCGACGTATCCGTCCTGTACGTCACCCACGACCAGGTCGAGGCCCTCACGCTCGCCGACCGGATCGCCGTGATGGACAAGGCCCGCCTCCAGGACGTCGGCACCCCGCAGGAGCTGTACCGCGCCCCGCGCACCGAGTTCACCGCGTCCTTCGTCGGCAACGCGAACCTGCTGCGGGTGCTCCGGAGGGGCGGCCCCGACGGAGGCGGCGGCACCGTGCCCGTAGAGCTGGCCGGAAGCATCCTCCACGTCCGCGCCGGCGGCCCGGGGACGGCGACCGGCTCCCCGGCGACCCTGTGCGTCCGCCCCCACCTGGTCTCCCTCGGCGAGGGCGGCGCCGGGCACAACACCCTGCGGGGCGTGGTCACCGGGCTCCAATGGCGCGGCTCCTCGCACCGGGTGACGGCCGAGGTCGACGGGCAGGAGGTCACCGCGGAGGTCCGGGAGCTGCGCAATCCGCCCGCCCTCGGCGAGAAGGTGGCGCTCCACTTCGCCCCCGGCGACGCCCACCTGCTCCCGGCGGGCGGCCCCGGCGCCGCCGACGCGCACCGAGGCGGTGCGACCGATGCCTGA
- a CDS encoding phosphonatase-like hydrolase: protein MGAPVNGPTNAQAATPTGAIRLVVLDMAGTTVADDGLVERAFGAAAERLGVTPGSPEHAAQLEYVRATMGESKISVFRHVFGDEERARRANAAFEEAYGELVAAGHCAPVPGAREAIERLRADGRTVALTTGFARTTQDAILAALGWDRGLVDLTLCPADAGGRGRPYPDMVLAALLRTKAADDVRGIAVAGDTSYDMLSGRRAGAGLVAGVLTGAHDEPALRAAGATHVLPSVVALPDAIARWERATAAVTGPMADVGVEDGWAAAATVTASAEGAGTPEARP, encoded by the coding sequence ATGGGCGCGCCGGTGAACGGGCCGACGAACGCGCAGGCGGCCACGCCGACCGGCGCCATCCGGCTCGTGGTGCTCGACATGGCGGGCACGACCGTCGCCGACGACGGCCTGGTGGAACGGGCCTTCGGCGCCGCCGCGGAACGGCTCGGCGTGACGCCCGGCTCCCCGGAGCACGCCGCCCAACTGGAGTACGTCCGCGCCACCATGGGGGAGTCCAAGATCTCCGTCTTCCGGCACGTGTTCGGCGACGAGGAGCGGGCGCGGCGCGCCAACGCCGCGTTCGAGGAGGCCTACGGGGAGTTGGTGGCCGCCGGGCACTGCGCCCCGGTGCCCGGCGCCCGCGAGGCCATCGAACGGCTCCGGGCCGACGGCCGCACCGTCGCCCTGACCACGGGCTTCGCCCGCACCACCCAGGACGCGATCCTCGCCGCCCTCGGCTGGGACCGCGGCCTGGTCGACCTGACCCTCTGCCCGGCCGACGCGGGCGGCCGCGGCCGCCCGTACCCGGACATGGTGCTGGCCGCGCTGCTGCGCACGAAGGCGGCCGACGACGTGCGCGGGATCGCCGTCGCGGGCGACACCTCCTACGACATGCTGTCGGGCCGCCGCGCGGGGGCCGGGCTCGTCGCGGGCGTACTGACCGGCGCCCACGACGAACCCGCGCTGCGCGCGGCGGGCGCCACGCATGTGCTGCCGTCGGTGGTGGCACTGCCCGACGCGATCGCCCGGTGGGAGCGCGCGACGGCGGCGGTGACCGGGCCCATGGCGGACGTCGGCGTGGAGGATGGGTGGGCCGCGGCGGCGACGGTGACGGCTTCGGCGGAGGGCGCCGGGACACCGGAGGCCCGGCCGTGA
- a CDS encoding TIGR03364 family FAD-dependent oxidoreductase, whose product MRVIVVGAGVLGSMHAWHAIERGHEVVHIEREAEARGASLRNFGLVWVSGRADGPELAAALRARELWEGIGARVPELGFRPNGSLTVVRNAHELAVAEAAAARPDAAVRGYRLLTAAEARRLNPALRGEFTAALWCERDAAVEPRTAQLALKRALLASGRYTFLGGREVREVVGEHAVRDDHGDVHTGDAVILCTGAWLGGLVKELVPELPVRRVRLQMMQTDPLGEPLTTSVADADSFRYYPAYAGGALDALATGQPQAPTAAAHRMQLLMVQRRDGGLTIGDTHEYDQPFGFDVVEDPYDHLAEVVEAVLGRPMPRIRRRWAGVYAQCVDTAEVVHRQRVRDGVWLVTGPGGRGMTCAPAIAETTADELGW is encoded by the coding sequence GTGAGAGTGATAGTCGTCGGAGCCGGCGTGCTGGGGTCCATGCACGCCTGGCACGCCATCGAACGCGGCCACGAGGTCGTCCACATCGAGCGCGAGGCCGAGGCGCGCGGGGCGAGCCTGCGCAACTTCGGCCTGGTCTGGGTCAGCGGGCGCGCGGACGGCCCGGAGCTCGCCGCCGCGCTGCGCGCCCGCGAGTTGTGGGAGGGGATCGGGGCGCGCGTGCCGGAGCTCGGCTTCCGGCCGAACGGCTCGCTCACCGTCGTACGGAACGCACACGAACTGGCCGTCGCCGAGGCCGCCGCCGCCCGCCCCGACGCGGCCGTCCGCGGCTACCGGCTGCTGACCGCGGCCGAGGCGCGCCGTCTCAACCCGGCCCTGCGCGGCGAGTTCACCGCTGCCCTGTGGTGCGAACGCGACGCCGCCGTCGAGCCCCGTACCGCCCAACTCGCGCTGAAGCGGGCGCTGCTGGCATCCGGCCGCTACACCTTCCTCGGCGGCCGCGAGGTGCGCGAGGTCGTCGGCGAGCACGCCGTCCGGGACGACCACGGAGACGTCCATACGGGGGACGCCGTCATCCTGTGCACGGGCGCGTGGCTCGGCGGACTCGTCAAGGAGCTCGTCCCCGAACTGCCGGTGCGCCGCGTCCGTCTGCAGATGATGCAGACCGACCCGCTCGGCGAGCCGCTCACCACCTCCGTCGCCGACGCGGACAGCTTCCGCTACTACCCGGCGTACGCGGGCGGGGCGCTGGACGCCCTCGCCACGGGGCAGCCGCAGGCCCCCACCGCCGCCGCGCACCGGATGCAGCTGCTGATGGTCCAGCGCCGGGACGGCGGGCTGACCATCGGCGACACGCACGAGTACGACCAGCCCTTCGGCTTCGACGTCGTCGAGGACCCCTACGACCACCTCGCCGAGGTCGTCGAGGCCGTCCTCGGCCGGCCGATGCCGAGGATCCGCCGCCGATGGGCCGGCGTGTACGCGCAGTGCGTCGACACGGCGGAGGTCGTGCACCGGCAGCGGGTACGCGACGGCGTCTGGCTGGTCACCGGGCCGGGCGGACGCGGCATGACGTGCGCTCCGGCGATCGCCGAGACGACTGCTGACGAACTGGGCTGGTGA